The sequence below is a genomic window from Phoenix dactylifera cultivar Barhee BC4 chromosome 8, palm_55x_up_171113_PBpolish2nd_filt_p, whole genome shotgun sequence.
AAATTAGCTTTATATGCGAGGCGTTGGTATAAAGTTAAAGGGTTTAATTTATTTGAGGCTTTTTTGGATCTTGTTCATGGGAAGGTTACTTCCTTAATTGCTTTTCTCCATCTACAACATTTGCGCGCTTAAAGGCTGCCAAACAGCTGACAGATTCCCTTGGGTTCAGGGTTGTGGCTGGGAGgcttgagaatgcttttcataTGGTTCTTGTTACATTTTGGCATGGATGGGTGCTGGTTGGCATGCCACATGTTACACTAGGATATCACCCGTGCCAGTGCCTTGGTGACGTGATGCTGGGAAGGTGCTGGCTTCTTGCAGGGCAGCTTTTGAAGCTGGGTCAAAGATTTCGGCCATTTAGTATCCTCCTACCTGTacatcttatatgattttccttTAAACGTTGTTTAAAGAGATTAGAAACTTATTCTTTACATTTTGTCGCACAAATGAATTGTTAATTACTTGCTCTTCATCCATTCCAAAGCTTAGTAACTATTAAGTAGTTCTAGAATATCTGGAAGGTCGCATGATAATATGCTGCATCTTGTTACTTTGgccaaaattaataataaaacaGGTAATCTTTGTTAGTGGCTTGTTATGTCGGTTAAAATTATTATGGGACTGGCGTTGTATAAAATTATGTTCTGACAAATAAGAGTAAATAGTTGCCTGTATTATTATTGCTGATTCAAGAAttcaatctttttttcttttttgatgatgGTGATATGCTGACTTGCTTTCTTTATGGCCAGGTTTGTACAGGAGCAAAGAGTGAACAACAATCCAAACTTGCAGCAAGGAAGGTACTGAAGACTGTTTATGACAAATCTTAGATGCTTATAGCTCAAGCCTTCTGTATTTGCGTAGTTTTCCTTTAATGATGATAGTTTTAAACTACAGTACTGCTTTATGTTTAGTTGTATAACTTGTATtctattctgatttttcttgcctCTGGTTTTCAGTACGCTCGGATCATTCAGAAGCTCGGGTTTCCTGCTAAATTCAAGGTATTCACCAAAGTTTATATGTTGCTTTATTCCTTGCTACTACTTtctgtcctttttctttttgcccCCGAACTTGCGATCGTCTAGCATTCACAATCCAACCTTGTGATAACTAGGACTTCAAGATTCAAAACATTGTTGGTTCATGTGATGTCAAATTTCCAATAAGACTGGAGGGCCTTGCGTATGCCCATGGTGCTTTCTCCAGTGtaagtaaatattttttacaAGCTTATTCTTTATCTTTTGCAAATATCTATAGCTTCAGCAATCCTTTGTTGGAATTACTGCCGTTTCTCTGTTACAAGGCTGGTTCATGTGCCCATAAACTGTACTAGTAATAACAAGCTCAATAGACAAAGTTTATCAGCTTTTCTTCATTGAGAAAACACATCTGCAGAGTCGAGCTCTCCTTCAGAATAGTTCCATTCCCTGATGTTAAATCTTATTTTTTGTCTTGTTTGGGCGTTTGAAATTGGCTTTCTCTGAACCCTGTTGCTTGTTGGTTTCTTCTAATAGTATGAACCAGAGCTCTTTCCTGGTCTGATCTATCGGATGAAACAGCCAAAAATTGTGCTACTTATCTTTGTTTCGGGCAAAATAGTTCTTACAGGAGCCAAGGTGAAAGTTATTTCTGACATTCTTTCAGGTTCATTTAAACTATTTGCATAATAGCTAATAGTTTTTTAATTTTGCCTTAGGTGAGAGATGAGACATATACTGCCTTTGAGAACATCTATCCAGTCCTCACGGAATTCAGGAAAATCCAGCAATGGTAAGGCTATACATCACTTGGCATCCTTTCATCTCTTAATTCGAGATTGCAACTATTTGTCACAGATCTACATTGATGTCTAATGGTCTTATGTTTGTATGATCTTTCCTGTGAGCAGATTCTCTCAAGAGACACTGATGCTAATATTTGGTGCTCCCAACTGTATATATCTTGAAACTGTCCagacaagtttggttgtgagatTTGACAGTCTAAGCTATACATATGTATGCGATACGGATTTTGCGCCGTTGTATGAGTATCTTGAGTCATGTTTAATGGTCTAGAGACTAGAGAGCAAAAGAGCCAACAGCTCATTACTTCAATGTTCCAAAGGAATCGCAAGGGCAGCAGTCAACTTGTTATTttgcctctctttttttttttcttttttcttttggttgaaccggatctttattatatcatcCTTGAATAAATACAGCCAAGAGAATCAGCCtgtaaaatattcaaaatctAATTAGAGGCCACGGAGGTCCATGAAGTGGTTCCATATGCTGTAATCAATCTGTTGTGGTGTTCATCTTCCTATAAACAAGTGTCGCCTCAAAAGATGGAAGAGTAGCAATCAAATGAACTTGTTTTTGCCTCTTTTGCGTACGTATATTTTGGTCTTGGCAGAAAGAGATCCCCTTGTGATGCTTTGTTGTTTAGTGCTTAAAAAAGCCGCAAAGACCTGGGAAAGGGAATCAAGGGATTAGGAAACCCAAGAATAGATAAGCTTCTTTCTCTGCAAATTATTAGAGAGTAAAAACAGGTGTCCTGTGACCAAACTTGAGAATGTAGCTTAAGCTCGCTGCTgtccattttttttcttgcattcGTACATTGCCAGTATCCTGTAACTAAAACTAGCCCGTGAAGTAACCAATTGGTTGGTACCTTTCTTTGGTGATGAACCAACTAGCCTTGTTGATACGAGACAATATTGCCTATCCCTTGAATTAAAATTCTCTCTCAAGTTAACAGCTAGCTTTTCTTattccccttttttttgggtGCAATCTGGCCATTGGGTCAGATTTTTGGGTCATTTCTGTCTGTATACATGCGTATGTAGATGTGGTGGTATCCATTATACCCTGGAGGTGTGAGGGGTGAGCTATGGTTGTTGGTTGGCGGTCGACAAGGGGCAATGAAGAAGCTGTGCATGCCCATCGATGCGAAGGTTTTATATCCTGCACTTGAATGTTTCTCACTGCTATCCACTCTTGATGGAGGATTGTCCTTTATGTGATACTGGATTGAAAGATGCTTAGCCAAGGAGTTTTTTGCTGGATGCTTAGCGCAGGAATTTTCGTAGGATGGtggttctctctcttttttcttttccttttgtttttgattctctctctctctctctctctctctctctctctctctctcttctaatTTTTCTCCTATTTCTCCTTCAGGATTAGGAGAATAGTCTATTGTGAGGGAGGGGTAGAAACGGCTTATTATGGAGGAGTTGATTCAAGGTGAGCCATCTACTGCTCCGTTGTCCTCCTCTGCTTCTCTTAATCTTTTGCTTCCTATAACTTTTGCTCCATCTTGGCCAGGATGGCCCTTAGTGTCCAAAGGTAAACCAATAATTAAGGTTCCATGCTTTTGTTTCCTACCTAGAGATGATTACGGGTCAGGGGACATGGGAAATTTAAAAAATGTCTGGCCTGAGATTATATTAACTAATTATATATTACAATAGAATAATAACATGTTATATTGCACTCAGTCTATAATAATGGAGGAAAAAGAGGAAATCAGGCGGGACGGGCAGGCCCTAGATTTGCACTTCAAGATTGGGCCGGGCCTGGGCAAAGGCATCAGGCCTAACTTTTATTGTAGAGCCGGCCTGGCCTGATATATGACTAGCCCTATTCCTGCACAAACTCATTAATTGTATCTGTAGTACAATAATAGCCTTTCTAGAATTAAGACAATAATTAGGAAGTTGGCAATGACTAACCAATCATTGGATACGCATAGATTGTCCCTTGCTTGAGTTTATGTTCCGTTATCAACAATTCATTTCTTTCCCCAATGATAGGGTTGTCATGGATGCTTTTTGAGTGGGTGGAGGAGGCATCATGATGAGTACCCTAAGTGGGTGCATATTGCAAGCTTCCCTGGAGTAAGGCTCCCATCCATGATTGGGAGCCTGTAGGCCTACTTTAGTCAAAAGGGGGCCCATCACTTTGGCCTAAGGGTTCGCTTTGCCTTGAGAAACATAAGACATCACACTCGAAAAATTTTCACACTTAGGTTGCCCTTGTGTGACATGACCATTccatccaggcaaaaagcatcCTCTGGGGCTACAtgatacgattttttttttctttttcttttttagatttaaaatttttattttttaaataataaaaaatgaaaaaggaaaaatattcaGTATGTCACCGATTGCTAAGGAGAGAGAGACCTTAGAAAATGGCTGCACCTTTACCAAGTCGGTTTGGATTGTACCTTTCGTGCTCTTTCATGACATCAACTATTAGATCATACCTcatacagatctcaaagcactccaaactcttactttcatttgtcTCCCTGGACAGCTATTGCGTAATCTAACTGTGCacattgccaaaaaaaaaagaaaaaaaaaagaaaaaaaaagttaatcatTCTTTCATGCCAAAGTCAGCTTTCTTTCATAGAGCTTCCTTGTAGGTTGCATCCATTGGCTTTTGCAATGAAGTATGGATCGTGGGGCTTTCAAGGAGTCACGTCGACTCTTTACTATGCGTGTGTGAAAAGTTTGACCTAACTTATGCAGATTCGGGCTAGGTTTTCTTTGGTTACTTCCAACAGATGCTAATCTACCCTATACCCTCTTATTAGGCTGCTTAAATCCATCACCTTATTTTGAGCAACCAAGGTATTCCACTTGTCAATGCCTCGGCCAAGCATGGACAGAATGAGACCCCAACTTGTACTAGCTGATCGAAAGTGCATGTAAAAGCCTTTAATATTTTACCAAGTTTGCCTTCGTCTGTAGCTCAAAAATGTCAAGAAATGAAGGGGCTTCAAGACAAGCCTCGAGGCTCCCGAAAATGGATGGATCTTGATTCTTGATGAACTTCTAAAGCAGGTGGTTCCCTCTTCATGGCACGCTATGAGTTCAAAAttggaaggaagaaaatagcgtTCTAAATAAGAACTAGTATCCAATATTTTTAGgatttctgatttttctttctttatttttttttctgagttTAGGGATAGTCTTCTATCATGCTAGAAATGAGGAAAGAGTCGGAGAAATTATTCCTCAAAGATTGCCCCTTCCTTGGAGCCGGTTATTGGTTTATTAAGCAGATATAGGAGAAGGGGGCCTCATC
It includes:
- the LOC103712554 gene encoding TATA-box-binding protein-like; the protein is MADQVGEGSQPVDLSKHPSGIVPTLQNIVSTVNLDCKLDLKAIALQARNAEYNPKRFAAVIMRIREPKTTALIFASGKMVCTGAKSEQQSKLAARKYARIIQKLGFPAKFKDFKIQNIVGSCDVKFPIRLEGLAYAHGAFSSYEPELFPGLIYRMKQPKIVLLIFVSGKIVLTGAKVRDETYTAFENIYPVLTEFRKIQQ